A window of the Flavobacterium sangjuense genome harbors these coding sequences:
- a CDS encoding alpha/beta hydrolase, with translation MKQFLSFLFLFVLCNANAQQSTASKQVSSYTIDAPQLKTSKKIWVYLPKNYTASTKKYPVIYMHDGQNLFDTSTAPYGEWNIDETLDSINAQVIVIGIEHGGDKRIEELTPYKNAKYGGGKADDYLDFVVKTLKPKVDSTYRTKTNAKSTAIFGSSLGGLVSFYAAIKYPDVFGKVGCFSPSFWFGRNEMNDLLAKTKDFHTKVYFLCGDNEGDDDVIRDMKRVEHWVNTKRCECKKLNKEVIVKGGQHNEKMWRENFKKAYLWLF, from the coding sequence TTGAAACAGTTTTTATCATTCCTCTTTTTATTTGTTCTTTGCAATGCAAATGCACAACAAAGCACAGCTAGTAAGCAAGTTTCTTCCTATACAATTGATGCACCTCAATTAAAAACTTCTAAAAAAATTTGGGTGTATTTGCCAAAAAACTACACCGCTTCCACCAAAAAATATCCCGTCATTTACATGCATGATGGTCAAAATTTGTTTGACACCAGCACTGCTCCGTATGGCGAATGGAATATTGACGAAACCTTAGACAGCATCAATGCTCAGGTAATTGTCATTGGGATTGAACATGGCGGCGATAAGCGAATAGAGGAATTGACGCCTTATAAAAATGCCAAATATGGTGGCGGTAAGGCCGATGATTATTTGGATTTTGTTGTCAAAACCCTGAAACCAAAAGTGGACTCCACCTACAGAACCAAGACTAATGCAAAAAGCACAGCGATTTTTGGAAGTTCGCTTGGCGGATTGGTTTCGTTTTATGCTGCCATAAAATATCCGGATGTATTCGGAAAAGTAGGTTGCTTCTCACCTTCTTTTTGGTTTGGCAGAAATGAAATGAATGATTTATTGGCAAAAACCAAAGACTTTCACACCAAAGTTTATTTCCTATGTGGCGATAACGAAGGCGATGATGATGTTATTCGTGATATGAAAAGGGTAGAACATTGGGTAAACACTAAGCGTTGCGAATGTAAAAAACTAAACAAAGAAGTAATCGTCAAAGGTGGACAGCACAACGAAAAAATGTGGCGTGAGAATTTTAAAAAGGCGTACCTTTGGCTGTTCTAA
- a CDS encoding T9SS type A sorting domain-containing protein has protein sequence MSTAQQVTTVAGSTQGFADGPVATAQFFSPLGVAVDAGGNLYVADGWNNKIRKITPAGIVSTLAGSTQGFSDGAGGSAQFYHPFGVATDTAGNVYVADTENNKIRKITPAGVVSTLAGSGTCGFLNGSGATAQFCSPTGVVTDATGNVYVADLINHRIRKITPTGVVSTLAGGATYGFADGSGTAAKFNAPRGVTIDAAGNVYVADSENNKIRKITPAGMVSTLAGSTVGFADGTGSAAQFYYPFGVATDPAGNLYVADAYNNKIRKITPTGVVSTLAGSTQGFADGAGVSAQFHFPEGVAIDSAGNIYIGDQSNERIRKITQQLGVTHNNIDSKITVYPNPVTTVLTLQLENDCSLDKISITDLSGKIILQTQNSNTINVENLAKGIYIMEAYSGEDKYVSKFVKE, from the coding sequence ATGAGTACTGCTCAGCAGGTAACGACTGTAGCCGGTTCTACTCAGGGCTTTGCCGATGGCCCGGTCGCCACAGCTCAGTTTTTTTCTCCTTTGGGAGTGGCAGTCGATGCTGGAGGTAATCTGTATGTAGCGGATGGCTGGAACAACAAAATCCGGAAAATCACCCCGGCGGGTATCGTAAGTACTTTGGCAGGTTCTACACAAGGCTTTTCAGATGGTGCAGGAGGTTCCGCTCAGTTTTATCATCCTTTTGGAGTGGCGACCGATACCGCAGGTAATGTATATGTAGCAGATACTGAAAATAACAAAATCCGAAAAATCACTCCGGCGGGTGTGGTTAGTACCCTGGCGGGTTCGGGAACTTGTGGCTTTTTAAATGGTTCGGGCGCTACCGCTCAGTTTTGTAGTCCTACTGGAGTGGTAACCGATGCCACAGGTAATGTGTATGTAGCAGATCTGATTAACCACAGAATTCGAAAAATTACCCCAACGGGTGTAGTGAGTACCTTGGCGGGAGGCGCTACATATGGTTTTGCAGATGGTTCTGGAACTGCAGCGAAGTTTAATGCTCCTCGAGGAGTGACAATTGATGCCGCAGGCAATGTATATGTAGCAGATAGTGAAAACAATAAAATCCGAAAGATTACCCCAGCAGGCATGGTTAGTACTTTGGCGGGCTCTACAGTAGGTTTTGCTGATGGAACAGGGTCAGCAGCTCAATTTTATTATCCTTTTGGAGTAGCGACTGATCCCGCAGGCAATTTGTATGTAGCAGATGCTTATAATAATAAAATCCGGAAAATTACTCCGACAGGTGTAGTTAGTACTCTGGCGGGCTCTACACAGGGTTTTGCAGATGGTGCAGGAGTTTCCGCCCAGTTTCATTTTCCAGAAGGAGTTGCAATTGATTCCGCGGGGAATATATATATAGGGGATCAGAGCAATGAAAGGATCCGCAAAATCACACAACAACTTGGTGTTACACACAACAATATTGATTCAAAAATTACAGTCTATCCAAACCCTGTTACAACTGTACTTACATTACAACTAGAAAATGATTGCAGTTTAGATAAAATTAGCATTACTGACCTTTCAGGAAAAATAATCCTTCAAACTCAAAATAGCAATACAATAAATGTAGAAAACTTAGCGAAGGGAATCTATATTATGGAAGCTTATTCAGGAGAAGATAAATATGTCAGTAAGTTTGTAAAAGAGTAA
- a CDS encoding FecR family protein, with product MEEKYELAKWLAGEMTEKELQAFQETPEYQTYAKIAVYSSQLKAPDFDADLLYQNTIRHKKAAPKVIPFYKSKWMRIAAIFVVFLGLSLFFRTTITSTEIAKNGQKTTFSLPDNSEIVLNSGSQIQYKKWNWDNNRKLDLDGEAYFKVAHGKKFQVNTTLGTVTVLGTQFNVKARKNRFDVTCYEGKVKVSYNSKDIIITKGTAVTFENDYFDRKNITVQKPEWTANEIVFKKENLQSIVDELERQYSCEIVLNSRENAQLFTGTLPTNDIKTALDVVCSIFHLKISKFDNTKIILVDI from the coding sequence ATGGAAGAAAAATACGAATTAGCAAAGTGGTTAGCCGGAGAGATGACTGAAAAGGAACTACAAGCTTTTCAAGAAACTCCTGAATATCAAACTTACGCCAAAATTGCGGTCTATTCGAGTCAATTGAAAGCTCCTGATTTTGATGCGGATTTGTTATATCAAAATACCATCAGACATAAAAAAGCAGCTCCAAAAGTTATTCCGTTCTATAAATCAAAATGGATGCGAATTGCTGCTATTTTTGTTGTATTTCTTGGTTTGTCTTTATTCTTTAGAACTACAATAACTTCCACAGAAATTGCTAAAAACGGTCAAAAAACAACTTTTTCTTTACCTGATAATTCCGAAATTGTTTTAAATAGCGGTTCCCAAATTCAATATAAAAAATGGAATTGGGACAACAACCGTAAACTGGATTTAGATGGAGAAGCTTATTTTAAAGTCGCACACGGAAAAAAATTTCAGGTCAATACAACTCTCGGAACTGTAACTGTTTTAGGAACACAATTCAACGTTAAAGCCAGAAAAAACCGCTTTGATGTGACTTGTTACGAAGGAAAAGTTAAAGTAAGTTACAACAGTAAAGACATAATTATAACGAAAGGAACAGCAGTAACTTTTGAAAACGACTATTTCGACAGAAAAAATATTACTGTCCAAAAACCAGAATGGACAGCCAATGAAATAGTTTTCAAAAAAGAAAATCTTCAAAGTATCGTTGATGAATTGGAAAGACAATACAGTTGTGAAATTGTTTTAAACAGTAGAGAAAACGCGCAACTTTTCACCGGAACATTACCGACTAATGATATTAAAACAGCTTTAGATGTTGTCTGCTCCATATTTCATTTAAAAATTTCTAAATTTGATAACACGAAAATTATTCTAGTGGATATTTAA
- a CDS encoding TonB-dependent receptor: MFVKKKLFSLLLFFLFLFAQAQQEKELFSLKVILDEISAKHHIKFNYIDEELIVYRIAHPKEDLSLSEKIIYIESKTGLRIKKISENYYSVYNNQKLDKPLCGYLLDAEMGLPIENAIIKILNNNISVFSDEKGYFELPLISANAIEISHLSFEKKIITPTELYVLGCPKIKLVPIVQKLDEVITQRYLTTGISIKQDGTLEIKPRKFGILPGLIEPDVLQTMQQVPGIISVDETISNINVRGGTHDQNLFLWNGIRMFQTGHFFGLISAFNPSLAQTITIAKNGSSAFFGESVSSMVDISSRTNTIEKTNSSFSTNLISAEIYTKLKVSKNANLTLSVRRSVTDFFKTPTYRNYSNRIFQNTIITDLNTNEIVDYKSNVEFYFYDVTTQFQQKIGLKNELNIDVIAIENTLHFNQSTSDLNKNSNLEQENYGGTIRWKTNWNTKHSTEFKGYFSNYDLNSINETLESNQILAQKNLVLDIGFQVRNSNLISNKITLNSGYQFNEIGVTNFDEINLPLFSRKIKNVLLTHVGVAEAVFETESKKTFLKGGLRANYFDKFSFFLVEPRIQFNQALTSALHLEILGEQKSQTLSQIIDLQQDFLGVEKRRWTLANNSTIPIQKSNQISLGFNFKKNNWLITLDNFYKKITGITSGSQGFQNQFELEKAAGDYQVIGSEFLIQKSFNQFYTWLSYSYNDNKYNFDQLSNTSFPNNYDITHAFSWAGIYEWEKLKLALGAKWHSGKPITTPTSFTVSDANPEIIYNAPNNSRLKDYFQVNFSASREWKLKDNMSLQTAVSVLNLLNTKNSLNRFYRVNTTDNSVESVDTYSLEMTPNFNVKFSF; encoded by the coding sequence ATGTTTGTCAAAAAAAAACTCTTTTCATTACTGCTTTTTTTTCTTTTTTTGTTTGCTCAAGCGCAACAAGAGAAGGAGCTTTTTTCTTTAAAAGTAATTTTAGATGAAATTAGTGCAAAGCACCATATCAAATTCAACTATATTGATGAAGAGTTAATCGTCTACCGAATAGCTCATCCAAAGGAAGACTTATCACTTTCTGAAAAAATTATCTATATCGAATCCAAAACCGGATTGAGAATCAAAAAAATCAGCGAAAATTATTATTCCGTTTACAATAATCAAAAGTTAGACAAACCGCTTTGTGGTTATTTGCTCGACGCCGAAATGGGACTTCCTATTGAAAATGCCATCATTAAAATTCTAAACAATAATATCAGTGTGTTTTCAGATGAAAAAGGCTATTTCGAATTACCGCTTATTTCTGCCAATGCAATTGAAATATCGCATTTAAGCTTTGAAAAAAAAATAATTACTCCAACAGAATTATATGTTTTGGGCTGTCCCAAAATAAAACTTGTTCCTATAGTTCAAAAATTAGATGAAGTAATTACGCAACGTTATTTGACAACGGGAATTTCTATAAAACAAGACGGGACACTTGAAATAAAACCACGCAAATTTGGAATCTTACCCGGATTAATTGAACCCGATGTTTTACAAACCATGCAACAAGTTCCCGGTATTATCAGTGTTGACGAAACCATTTCCAATATTAATGTTCGAGGCGGAACACATGATCAAAATCTTTTCCTATGGAATGGTATTCGAATGTTTCAAACAGGACATTTTTTTGGATTGATATCGGCTTTCAATCCTTCATTGGCGCAAACTATTACGATAGCCAAAAACGGAAGCTCGGCTTTTTTTGGCGAAAGCGTTTCAAGTATGGTTGATATTTCTTCCCGAACCAATACGATTGAAAAAACCAACAGCAGTTTTAGTACCAATCTTATCAGTGCTGAGATTTACACTAAATTAAAAGTTTCCAAAAATGCGAATCTTACGTTGTCCGTGAGGCGTTCGGTTACCGATTTTTTCAAAACTCCAACCTATCGAAATTACAGTAACAGAATCTTTCAAAACACCATTATCACTGATTTGAATACCAATGAAATTGTTGATTACAAAAGCAATGTCGAATTTTATTTTTACGATGTTACGACACAATTTCAGCAAAAAATCGGTCTCAAAAACGAATTGAATATAGATGTCATTGCTATAGAAAACACACTGCATTTTAATCAATCTACATCAGATTTGAACAAAAACAGCAATCTGGAACAGGAAAATTATGGTGGCACAATCCGATGGAAAACCAATTGGAATACAAAACACAGCACCGAATTTAAAGGCTATTTTTCGAACTATGATTTGAATTCGATTAACGAAACACTTGAAAGCAATCAGATTTTGGCCCAAAAAAATCTGGTTCTTGACATCGGATTTCAAGTTAGAAATTCGAATCTGATTTCAAATAAAATTACGCTTAATTCCGGTTATCAATTCAATGAAATAGGTGTTACCAATTTTGATGAAATTAATCTGCCATTATTCTCAAGAAAGATTAAAAATGTATTGTTGACGCACGTTGGTGTTGCAGAAGCTGTTTTTGAAACCGAAAGCAAAAAGACATTCCTGAAAGGCGGTTTGCGTGCTAATTATTTTGATAAATTCAGTTTCTTTCTTGTGGAACCGAGAATACAATTCAATCAGGCATTGACTTCTGCACTGCATTTGGAAATTTTAGGTGAGCAAAAAAGTCAAACCCTTTCTCAAATTATAGACTTACAACAGGACTTTTTGGGTGTAGAAAAACGAAGATGGACTTTGGCTAACAATTCTACAATTCCGATTCAGAAGAGCAATCAGATTTCTTTGGGTTTTAATTTTAAAAAAAATAATTGGCTAATAACTTTGGATAATTTTTACAAAAAAATCACCGGAATTACCAGTGGAAGTCAGGGTTTTCAGAACCAGTTTGAATTGGAAAAAGCAGCTGGCGATTATCAGGTCATCGGTTCAGAATTTTTGATACAAAAATCTTTTAATCAATTTTATACCTGGTTGAGTTATAGTTACAATGACAACAAATATAATTTTGACCAATTATCAAATACTTCTTTTCCTAACAATTATGATATTACACATGCCTTTTCCTGGGCAGGAATTTATGAATGGGAAAAATTGAAATTGGCTTTGGGAGCCAAATGGCATAGCGGAAAACCTATTACAACACCAACATCATTTACAGTATCAGATGCCAATCCGGAAATTATTTATAATGCACCTAATAATTCCAGATTGAAGGATTATTTCCAAGTTAATTTTTCGGCTTCAAGAGAATGGAAACTGAAAGACAATATGAGTTTGCAAACGGCTGTATCGGTACTGAATTTGCTCAATACCAAAAATAGCCTGAATCGTTTTTACAGAGTAAACACAACAGACAATTCGGTAGAAAGTGTTGATACTTATTCGCTTGAAATGACACCAAACTTTAATGTAAAGTTCAGTTTTTAA
- a CDS encoding bifunctional 5,10-methylenetetrahydrofolate dehydrogenase/5,10-methenyltetrahydrofolate cyclohydrolase: MKLLDGKKISNDIKTEITAEVNKMKANGEKVPHLAAVIVGNDGASLTYVGSKVKACELVGFESTLVKMPSTTSETELLKKIAELNDDDSIDGFIVQLPLPEQIDTQKILMAIDPSKDVDGFHPENFGKMALDMTTFIPATPFGILELLERYNVETKGKHTVVIGRSHIVGRPMSILMGRKGFPGNSTVTLTHSYTKNIAQITTQADIIITALGVPNYLKAEMIKDDAVVIDVGITRVADENDARGYRITGDVDFDAVSKKASYITPVPGGVGPMTIAMLLKNTLLAREQKRQRLA, encoded by the coding sequence ATGAAATTATTAGACGGAAAAAAAATCTCTAACGACATCAAAACCGAAATCACGGCTGAGGTTAACAAAATGAAAGCTAACGGAGAAAAAGTGCCACATTTGGCGGCAGTTATTGTCGGAAATGATGGTGCTAGTTTAACCTATGTTGGAAGCAAAGTCAAAGCCTGTGAATTAGTTGGATTTGAATCGACTTTAGTCAAAATGCCAAGCACCACTTCGGAAACGGAATTGCTTAAGAAAATTGCTGAACTCAATGACGATGACAGCATTGACGGCTTTATTGTTCAGTTGCCCTTACCGGAACAAATTGACACCCAAAAAATATTAATGGCAATCGATCCAAGTAAAGATGTCGATGGATTTCATCCGGAGAATTTCGGAAAAATGGCTTTGGATATGACCACTTTTATTCCGGCAACACCATTTGGAATTCTGGAATTGCTAGAACGATACAATGTCGAAACCAAAGGAAAACACACGGTTGTCATTGGAAGAAGCCACATAGTGGGAAGACCAATGAGCATCCTGATGGGAAGAAAAGGTTTTCCAGGAAATTCAACCGTAACACTTACGCACAGTTATACTAAGAACATTGCCCAAATCACAACACAAGCGGATATTATTATCACAGCTCTTGGTGTTCCCAATTATCTGAAAGCCGAAATGATCAAGGACGATGCAGTCGTAATTGACGTTGGGATTACACGTGTTGCTGATGAAAATGATGCAAGAGGTTATAGAATTACCGGTGATGTTGACTTTGATGCGGTTTCCAAAAAAGCATCTTATATAACACCTGTTCCCGGTGGAGTTGGACCGATGACAATCGCAATGCTTTTGAAAAATACTTTATTGGCAAGAGAACAGAAAAGACAAAGACTAGCATAA
- a CDS encoding excinuclease ABC subunit B → MNDYKERLALLSEMIAFSVVDGRLHEREYLFLAMIAEELQVEKGDFKSLFHQEEYPIVIKSEFERIQQFYRLALLMHCDGVLHEREQNKIHEIGINMGLNPHAIKRVLKAMQDSPTKLISPEFLLEVFQEQLN, encoded by the coding sequence ATGAACGATTACAAAGAAAGATTGGCTCTTTTATCTGAAATGATTGCGTTTTCTGTCGTTGACGGAAGATTGCATGAAAGAGAATATCTTTTTTTGGCTATGATTGCCGAAGAACTTCAGGTGGAAAAAGGTGATTTCAAAAGTCTTTTTCATCAGGAAGAATATCCAATTGTGATTAAATCGGAGTTTGAGCGCATTCAACAATTTTACCGTTTGGCTTTGCTGATGCATTGTGACGGTGTTTTACACGAACGCGAACAAAACAAAATCCACGAAATTGGCATCAATATGGGATTAAATCCACATGCTATCAAACGTGTTTTAAAAGCGATGCAAGATTCGCCAACCAAATTAATTTCTCCCGAATTTTTGCTGGAAGTTTTCCAGGAGCAGTTGAATTAA
- a CDS encoding RNA polymerase sigma factor, with protein sequence MEENNSDGICEELIFSGFFKANVKSLRNYLYFKFGNEEKANDVTQDSFIKLWENCKKVPLEKAKSYLYTIANNASLNEIAHQKVVLKYAQNNAGNDKTNLNPEFLIEEEQFKQKLEKAIEKLTEGQRTAFLLHRIEGKKYHEIAIMLDISVKAVEKRIHGALVSLRAEIEQIK encoded by the coding sequence ATGGAAGAAAACAATTCTGATGGCATCTGTGAAGAATTAATTTTTTCAGGTTTTTTTAAAGCTAACGTAAAATCATTACGGAATTACTTGTATTTCAAATTTGGAAACGAGGAAAAAGCTAATGATGTTACGCAAGATTCCTTTATAAAGCTATGGGAAAACTGCAAAAAAGTACCTTTAGAAAAAGCCAAATCTTATTTATATACTATTGCCAATAATGCTTCATTAAATGAAATAGCACATCAAAAAGTAGTTTTAAAATATGCCCAAAATAATGCAGGCAATGATAAAACTAATCTGAATCCGGAGTTTTTGATAGAAGAAGAACAATTCAAACAAAAACTGGAAAAAGCAATAGAAAAACTAACCGAAGGGCAAAGAACTGCTTTTCTTTTACACCGAATAGAAGGGAAAAAATATCACGAAATTGCAATTATGCTTGACATCAGCGTTAAAGCAGTTGAAAAAAGAATTCATGGCGCATTAGTTTCTCTACGAGCAGAAATCGAACAGATCAAGTAG
- a CDS encoding DUF1456 family protein: MNNNDIFKKLRVALQLRDDQIVEIMQLVDFRISAAELGAFFRNADHPKYMECGDQVLRNFLNGLVIHLRGTKESPKNAMDVIRQNQDAVKKNITEKPKVEFKPKTEFKPKTDTKKKPFNPKDKKPAQKIQVVEKVQYKNGKNKK; encoded by the coding sequence ATGAATAACAACGATATCTTTAAAAAACTCCGTGTCGCCTTACAGCTTCGTGATGACCAAATTGTAGAAATCATGCAATTGGTAGATTTCAGAATTTCCGCTGCTGAATTGGGAGCTTTTTTTAGAAATGCTGATCATCCCAAATATATGGAATGCGGTGATCAGGTGTTGCGTAATTTCCTTAACGGATTAGTAATTCATTTGCGTGGCACGAAAGAAAGTCCAAAAAATGCTATGGATGTTATCAGACAGAATCAGGATGCCGTAAAGAAAAACATCACGGAAAAACCGAAAGTTGAATTTAAACCTAAGACAGAATTCAAGCCAAAAACAGATACTAAAAAGAAGCCATTCAATCCAAAGGATAAAAAACCTGCACAAAAAATTCAGGTGGTTGAAAAGGTTCAATACAAAAACGGGAAGAACAAAAAATAA
- the ffh gene encoding signal recognition particle protein — MFNNLSDKLDKAFHILKGHGKITEVNVAETLKEVRRALLDADVNFKIAKDFTTRVKEKAIGENVLTTLQPGQLLVKIVKDELTELMGGDATGINLSGNPTVILMSGLQGSGKTTFSGKLANYLKTKKNKKPLLVACDIYRPAAINQLQVVGGQVGVEVYAEPENKNPVDISLKAIAYAKSNGFNVVIIDTAGRLAVDEEMMTEIANVHAAVKPQETLFVVDAMTGQDAVNTAKAFNDRLNFDGVILTKLDGDTRGGAAISIKSVVDKPIKFIGTGEKMEAIDVFYPSRMAERILGMGDVVSLVERAQEQYDEEEARKIQKKIAKNEFGFDDFLAQIQQVKKMGNMKDLVGMIPGAGKALKDVEIEDDAFKHIEAIIHSMTPKERSKPAIIDMKRKTRIAKGSGRKIEEVNQLMKQFDQMSKMMKMMQGGGGKNLMKMMGGMR; from the coding sequence ATGTTCAATAATTTAAGTGATAAATTAGATAAAGCTTTCCATATCTTAAAAGGACATGGAAAAATTACCGAAGTCAATGTAGCCGAAACTTTGAAAGAAGTCCGTCGTGCTTTACTTGACGCCGATGTTAATTTTAAAATCGCCAAAGATTTTACCACAAGAGTTAAAGAAAAAGCAATCGGTGAAAATGTATTAACGACATTGCAACCGGGACAATTATTGGTTAAAATCGTAAAAGACGAATTAACCGAATTAATGGGTGGTGATGCTACAGGAATCAACCTTTCCGGAAATCCAACCGTAATTTTAATGTCGGGTTTGCAAGGTTCAGGGAAAACAACTTTCTCAGGAAAATTAGCCAATTATCTTAAGACCAAAAAGAATAAAAAACCGCTTTTAGTAGCTTGTGATATCTATCGTCCTGCGGCGATTAATCAGTTACAGGTTGTTGGAGGTCAGGTTGGCGTTGAAGTTTACGCTGAACCGGAAAATAAAAATCCGGTTGACATTTCGCTTAAAGCGATTGCGTATGCCAAATCGAATGGCTTTAATGTTGTAATTATCGATACCGCTGGTCGTTTGGCAGTTGATGAGGAGATGATGACCGAGATTGCCAATGTTCATGCTGCTGTAAAACCACAGGAAACTTTGTTTGTTGTTGACGCAATGACCGGACAAGATGCGGTAAATACGGCAAAAGCTTTTAACGACAGATTAAATTTTGACGGAGTAATTTTAACCAAATTAGATGGTGATACTCGTGGTGGAGCTGCCATTTCTATTAAATCGGTTGTAGATAAACCAATCAAATTTATTGGAACCGGAGAAAAAATGGAAGCTATCGATGTGTTCTATCCATCGCGTATGGCGGAGAGAATTCTCGGAATGGGTGACGTAGTTTCTTTGGTAGAAAGAGCACAGGAGCAATATGATGAAGAAGAAGCGAGAAAAATCCAAAAGAAAATAGCCAAAAACGAATTTGGTTTTGATGATTTCCTAGCCCAAATCCAACAAGTGAAAAAGATGGGTAACATGAAAGACCTTGTCGGAATGATTCCCGGAGCCGGAAAAGCATTGAAAGATGTTGAAATTGAAGATGACGCATTCAAGCATATTGAAGCGATTATTCACTCGATGACACCAAAAGAAAGAAGCAAGCCTGCAATCATCGATATGAAAAGAAAAACCAGAATCGCAAAAGGTTCCGGAAGAAAAATAGAAGAAGTTAATCAGCTGATGAAGCAATTCGACCAAATGAGCAAAATGATGAAGATGATGCAAGGCGGCGGCGGTAAGAACCTGATGAAGATGATGGGTGGAATGAGATAA